In Cottoperca gobio chromosome 19, fCotGob3.1, whole genome shotgun sequence, the genomic window TTGCtctaaaattacatttatgttacGGCTCTTGATTTGTCAGCATTGTGTGCTATTGGCTTATAATTATGAACTTTACTTTACAATGTGGACACACTCATACTCATAATCAGCTGGTTATTAACAACCAAGTTGGTTGCCAGCTTTGTTATGTTCCGCTGACAGCATTGTCTCACATGTCTGAATTTCAGGGTGACAGTCCTTACCAAGGAGGAGTTTTCTTTCTCACAATCCACTTCCCCACTGACTACCCATTCAAGCCTCCAAAGGTAAGAACTGGTTTGGTTACTCAAAGCTTTGGTCTGTCATATTGTGGAATTTATTGTGGTCGTTGTGCAGTCAgaaaaaacatctgtaaaagTCTCCTATTTCATAAATTATGTAAAAGATCATTCCTGACAAGTTGTATATTCCATGATTGTAATGTGTGCTtttcttccaaaatccattacAATCATGAAACATACAAAGTTGGAGTGTTTTATCAAGTTTGTACCATGACCTCTTGCTAACACAATGGCTTATCttatcaaattaaaaatatatttttttcataaataacaatgttttttctgtttcaaaaAGATAGAATAAAGTTCCTGAACCTCTGAATTTCTTCATAgttccatactacatacagatTCTTAGCAGATTTTGAGTATGCACACTATTGTCCCATTCACAGcaggtttctttttgtttgtgttcacaaCAATTTTGCACCCAACCTTCCTCACTTCATTCAGCAGTGGTATAGACAGATTACCACTATCTAATAATAACACCATTACAGTAACAATGTACTGTAAGTGCATCTTCTCTGATAATACAGACCTTTGTGACTTTGTTTTTTACAGGTAGCATTTACAACTAAGATTTATCACCCAAATATTAACAGCAATGGGAGTATCTGTTTGGATATTCTACGGTCACAATGGTCTCCAGCGCTAACCGTGTCTAAAGGTAATTACACTGCAAAAGCAACCCcactatgtcattatttttgatcTTGTGTCTTCTGTTATCTTATCACATTATCtgtatttcattgtattgttgGCTGTGAAGTCACCCTATGACGTAGCCTCGAAAATGTACCTATAATACTATAATTTAAAGACTCTTTATCTGAAATCATGTCAAATTTCATTAAACTTGAATAAACTGTTGTGGAAGAGCAATTCAATAATACACTGGAATCCATTTTCACCTGCATGCTTAGAGTTTCATTCTAAAATGTTAAAGCATGTATTCATTTGGGGGAAATTGTTCATTTGGATTTATGGTCAAATTTtacccttttctctctctctctctcaatgtcAATTTGAAAACGTCTCTGTTATTGATCAACATAATACTTTTCATAGACTCTTCAATGCACAAATGCCACagtgtttgctttgtttgtgtctcttgtggtaaTAACTAATGAATGCAGTGCTGTTCTAGAATGTTGTGCTGTTCTAGAATGTTGTGCTGTTTTAGAATGCAGTGATGTTTTAGAATGCTGTGCTGTTCTAGAATGCAGTGCTGTTTTAGAATGCTGTGCTGTTCTAGAATGCAGTGCTGTTTTAGAATGCTGTGCTGTTTTAGAATGCTGTGCTGTTTTAGAATGTTGTGCTGTTTTAGAATGCTGTGCTGTTCTAGAATGTTGTGCTGTTTTAGAATGCTGTGCTGTTCTAGAATGCTGTGCTGTTTTAGAATGCTGTGCTGTTTTAGAATGCAGTGCTGTTCTAGAATGTTGTGCTGTTTTAGAATGCAGTGCTGTTTTAGAATGCTGTGCTGTTTTAGAATGCTGTGCTGTTTTAGAATGCAGTGCTGTTTTAGAATGCTGTGCTGTTCTAGAATGCAGTGCTGTTTTAGAATGCTGTGCTGTTCTAGAATGTTGTGCTGTTTTAGAATGCAGTGCTGTTCTAGAATGCTGTGCTGTTTTAGAATGCAGTGCTGTTCTAGAATGCTGTGCTGTTTTAGAATGTTGTGCTGTTTTAGAATGCTGTGCTGTTTTAGAATGCAGTGCTGTTCTAGAATGCTGTGCTGTTTTAGAATGTTGTGCTGTTTTAGAATGTTGTGCTGTTTTAGAATGCTGTGCTGTTCTAGAATGCTGTGCTGTTCTAGAATGCTGTGCTGTTTTAGAATGTTGTGCTGTTTTAGAATGCTGTGCTGTTCTAGAATGCAGTGCTGTTTTAGAATGCTGTGCTGTTCTAGAATGCTGTGCTGTTTTAGAATGCTGTGCTGTTCTAGAATGCTGTGCTGTTCTAGAATGCTGTGCTGTTTTAGAATGCTGTGCTGTTCTAGAATGCAGTGCTGTTTTAGAATGCTGTGCTGTTCTAGAATGCTGTGCTGTTTTAGAATGTTGTGCTGTTTTAGAATGCTGTGCTGTTCTAGAATGCTGTGCTGTTCTAGAATGCAGTGCTGTTCTAGAATGCAGTGCTGTTTTAGAATGCAGTGCTGTTCTAGAATGCAGTGCTGTTTTAGAATGCAGTGCTGTTCTAGAATGCTGTGCTGTTTTAGAATGCTGTGCTGTTCTAGAATGCTGTGCTGTTTTAGAATGCTGTGCTGTTCTAGAATGCTGTGCTGTTTTAGAATGCTGTGCTGTTCTAGAATGCAGTGCTGTTTTAGAATGCTGTGCTGTTCTAGAATGCTGTGCTGTTTTAAAATGCTGTGCTGTTCTAGAATGCTGTGCTGTTTTAGAATGCTGTGCTGTTCTAGAATGCAGTTCTAGATTGTAAATCTTTAGTTTTGTACAGCATACTCTCTTATGCTTTGCTGACATGACGCAGAACTCATCACTCCTCCTGTCTATAAGTAGGGATCTATTGGGGGTAACCTCATTTTAAACAGCCTTTATCTACCTGATAACTAATTTCATATTTTCAATTCCTTTTGATTACAGTTTTATTGTCCATATGTTCATTGCTTTGTGATCCAAACCCAGACGACCCCTTAGTTCCAGACATAGCACACATGTACAAGAACGACAAAGACAAGTGAGTGCTTTATTGTCTACTAATATCAATACCAATGTTGTCAATGGTTATTATCCACTTACTTCTCTCtattctttcctctcctcagaTACAACAAACTAGCAAAAGATTGGACCCAAAAGTACGCcatgtaaagaaaaaacagatgAAGAAAAACATGCTGAAAATGTTCCTTTTCTAAAGTCACAACACACTGTAAATTATAGTATGGAATCATTAAGTAATCTTAGGTAACCTCCATCAAACTGAACTGTCATTAACATTATCATTAATCCatgacatatactgtacattcttCGTGTTTGAAAGGAAGCAGAGGATTTTACTTTGACCAGATGAGAAAGATTGCCTCTGGTCACTTTATGGATACTGTGACGTTTCAAAGAAGTTTGGCATGTTGTTCTTGCATCacataacttttatttataacacGTTTATTACAAATTGCTTACCAGCATTCTTCATTTTTGAAGTAAACTTAGTTGATTGTGGGACATGAATCCCAACATATTCTGTTCAGCAACAAGCCTTTTTCAGAGGAGCTGAGTAATCGTGCAGCAGGATCGCATACATGTTCGACAAGCTGCTCCACAACTGGAAAGGCCCAGGTTCAGTCCCTGCTGCGGCTATCAGCTGCCAGCGAAGAACACACTGAACCATGGAAATGTGGAAGTGTGAATGCCAAATATGTAAGCCCCTCATTTTGACACGAGTCATGTAGTGGGTGATTGAGGTttttttgtagttcttttgcATTTTGTAGCAGACGTAGTGGAATGAAACAATGTACTGTTGCTGTTTCCCTGGAAATGGGAGCAATTACAAATCAAGTCACATATTACTGTGTTCTtcttcctattattattattattattattattattgttattaattgtATAGTGTTAAAATCCTCTGGgatatttcattaaaattaTGTAGTCTTTTCCCCTGAGAATAGCCGTGACGTTGGCTCTTTGGTTGGATTTACACAGGCAAAGATCAGGTTTTTAACCCAATGAAACCTATACTGAAGGGTTAAATGTGTTCTTCTGTTTGACCTCCAGTATGTCTTTATCTATGCTATAGAAATGGTACAAATCCAATTTTCTGTTCCTGTGTAAACAGTTTCTCACTTGTGTCTTTGAGTCCTGTGTGGCACCTTTTGTACTGAATTAAAGAAAGTTACAGTTTTTATCATGACTTTATGGTTTTTATCACAGAGCTtaatgtactatactatactatactttttattttgtgattttctaATTTAGCGATCATATTGTTGGGTATTAATATGGTTAAGTCAGTTGTAATTATTACCTAGTCTATGGTAAGCAGTAGTGATGCGCGGGTCGGGATCTACTCACAACCCGCGGGTTCGGATGAGCTTGCTAGAAAATGTAGGGTCATTAAGTCACAAAGCAGAGTTTGGAGTTACTTATTTATAATTTACAGACACGTAGCGTCACGTGCAATATTCCACCTTCTCTTCACCCCTCTGTacccctctgtctttctgttacACATTTAGCCCACCTGCGTCTTATCTcaagaacatgtaacatttaaacacatctgAAATAATGGTGTCAGTACCATTATTATTTCATCTCCTCAGGTGGACATGCAAAGGGTTTCACACACCAAACTACATGATAACACTTCATGATAACCATCATTGATACATTAACTTTagttaatagttattttattgtttacaaATAATTCAATGATCAAATTATATGTTTATAGACGCAAAgtatttattaaccatttaacAAAGTATTATAATCATTAGTTTCAACTTTATAATTTCCATCCAAACAATGTTTATAGATGGTTTACAAGTTACAAATTTAATGttatgtgtgcaacaataaactgttaaaataacatCACTTATAACATTACTAAACATtaattatcatttcattgtttttaaacagtaaaataacttcTCTAAAGTTTAATTAACTATCAATTTACCATGGATTAATCATGGTTATCATGAAATGTTACCCTACATTTCAATTGTATGCCAGAACAAATATACAAATCATAagtattattatactttatttatttacactgcTCAAAAgaattaaaggaacactttgaaACCACATCAGATTTCAATGGGAATAAAAATAATGCAGGATATCTGTACTGATATGGACTGGGTAATGTGTTAGGAACGAAAGGATGCCACATCGTTTGatggaaatgaaaatgatcaaCCTATAGAGGGCTGAATTCAAAGACACCCGAAAATCAAAGTGAAAAAATGATGCGGCAGGCTCATCCATTTTGCTGAAATTCCATTGCAGCAACTCAAAATGGTACTCAGTAATGTCGGGGCTCCTAATGAGACGATGGATGGTGTCCTGGGGTATCTCCTCCCAGACCTGGACCAGGGCATCACTGAGCTCCTGGACAGTCTGAGGTGCAACCTGGCGGCGTCGGATGGACCGAAACATAATGTCCCACAGGAGTTCTAGTGGATTAAGGTCAGGCAAGCGTGGCGGCCAGTCAATGGTATCAATTCCTTCATCCTCCAGGAACTGCCTGCATACTCTCGCCACATGAGGTACATTGTCGTGTAACAGGAGGAACCCAGGACCCACTGCACCAGCGTAGGGTCTGACATTGGGTCCAAGGATTTCATCCCGATACCTAATGGCAGTCAGGATGCTGTTGTCTAGCCTGTAGAGGTCTGTGCGTCCCTCCATGGATATGCCTCCCCAGACCATCACTGACCCACCACCAAACCGGTCATGCTGAACGATGTTACAGGCAGCATAACGTTCTCGACGGCTTCACCAGACTCTTTCATGTCTGTCACTTGTGCTCAGGGTGAACCT contains:
- the ube2d1b gene encoding ubiquitin-conjugating enzyme E2 D1b isoform X2 → MGPGDSPYQGGVFFLTIHFPTDYPFKPPKVAFTTKIYHPNINSNGSICLDILRSQWSPALTVSKVLLSICSLLCDPNPDDPLVPDIAHMYKNDKDKYNKLAKDWTQKYAM
- the ube2d1b gene encoding ubiquitin-conjugating enzyme E2 D1b isoform X1, whose protein sequence is MALKRIQKELHDLQRDPPAQCSAGPVGDDLFHWQATIMGPGDSPYQGGVFFLTIHFPTDYPFKPPKVAFTTKIYHPNINSNGSICLDILRSQWSPALTVSKVLLSICSLLCDPNPDDPLVPDIAHMYKNDKDKYNKLAKDWTQKYAM